From the Petrotoga mexicana DSM 14811 genome, one window contains:
- a CDS encoding methylated-DNA--[protein]-cysteine S-methyltransferase: MKAVLGTPIGSVIIYVKNDKITKIKLTFQKEGWSARQENKDFPSLDEWSARQENKDFPSLEGRSARQENKDFPSLEGWAAGRRGANKNENYYNSKTKKHFDIIYAYLFGDLHKIPKEIFDFPGETAFAKKVYETLYNTKKGSVITYKELASKAGNPKAYRAVGNLMKNNPLPIIIPCHRVIKSDGSIGKFSPSIKWKKYLLDLER, from the coding sequence ATGAAAGCCGTGTTAGGAACGCCTATTGGTAGTGTGATAATCTATGTAAAAAATGACAAGATAACCAAAATAAAACTAACCTTTCAAAAAGAAGGGTGGTCTGCAAGACAAGAGAATAAAGATTTCCCTTCCTTAGACGAGTGGTCTGCAAGACAAGAGAATAAAGACTTCCCTTCCTTAGAAGGGAGATCTGCAAGGCAAGAGAATAAAGACTTCCCTTCCTTAGAAGGGTGGGCTGCGGGGCGAAGGGGCGCTAATAAAAATGAGAATTATTACAACTCAAAAACAAAGAAACATTTTGATATAATATATGCATATCTATTCGGAGATCTCCACAAAATCCCAAAAGAAATATTCGATTTCCCAGGTGAAACAGCTTTTGCAAAAAAGGTCTATGAAACTTTGTATAACACAAAAAAAGGAAGTGTAATTACCTACAAAGAATTGGCATCAAAAGCTGGAAATCCAAAAGCTTACAGAGCGGTGGGAAATTTGATGAAGAACAACCCTTTACCCATAATTATCCCATGCCACAGGGTAATAAAAAGCGATGGCAGTATAGGAAAGTTTAGTCCAAGTATCAAATGGAAAAAATATCTACTCGATTTAGAAAGATGA
- a CDS encoding nicotinate phosphoribosyltransferase yields the protein MDLNETNKRLHPKLFKVPIDKIRMGYYTDKYFTRYVEVLKKDKRKVNVTYQFFPRADCVVVGIDEALALLTYGTGYYKDEEKAKEIFDEILTIERAIQDASTRMDKEELLNCTNKKWDLRMLLNSLWVDKWDEIEVLALNDGDEAKNMEPVFVIKGNPAFFGHLETLLLGVMARASSTATAVKKVVNAAKGKPILFFSARFDHFWVQTTDGYAALKAGAFGVSTDANADYWGVESLGTIPHALIAAYNGNTSDAAIAFNKYIDGHVNRMVLVDWDNDVIGTTIKVAEEFYEYIYGEKPNIDKGDLSNIIGEGKDKIWAVRFDTSGSLRDKSVIPKDKSSLGVNPEMVWRARRKFDELGMNNLKIMVSGGFNQEKIDLFETLEVPVDLYGVGSSLLKQKIDFTADIVEVDGKPCAKVGRKKGDFSRLKVVERNYWE from the coding sequence ATGGATTTAAACGAAACAAATAAAAGATTACATCCAAAGCTCTTCAAAGTACCCATCGACAAAATAAGAATGGGGTACTACACTGACAAGTACTTTACAAGGTATGTAGAAGTCCTAAAAAAAGACAAAAGAAAAGTAAATGTAACCTATCAATTTTTTCCAAGGGCGGATTGTGTAGTAGTTGGAATAGATGAAGCACTAGCTCTTTTAACTTATGGAACAGGTTACTACAAAGATGAAGAAAAGGCAAAAGAGATTTTTGATGAAATTTTAACCATAGAAAGAGCAATACAAGACGCCTCTACACGAATGGACAAAGAAGAACTTCTAAATTGTACAAATAAAAAATGGGACCTTAGGATGCTACTAAACAGTTTATGGGTAGATAAATGGGACGAGATAGAAGTACTTGCTTTGAACGATGGAGACGAAGCAAAGAATATGGAGCCCGTGTTCGTAATCAAGGGTAATCCTGCTTTTTTTGGACATCTGGAAACACTTCTTTTAGGGGTAATGGCAAGGGCTTCCAGCACGGCTACCGCTGTAAAAAAAGTTGTCAACGCTGCTAAAGGAAAACCGATTTTGTTTTTTAGCGCAAGATTCGACCATTTTTGGGTTCAAACAACTGATGGTTATGCAGCCTTGAAAGCTGGAGCCTTTGGAGTATCTACCGATGCAAATGCTGATTATTGGGGAGTTGAATCTCTCGGAACCATACCCCATGCTTTAATTGCCGCTTACAATGGAAACACCTCGGACGCAGCTATAGCTTTTAACAAATATATAGATGGTCATGTAAATAGAATGGTGTTAGTAGACTGGGACAACGACGTTATTGGAACTACCATCAAAGTAGCAGAAGAGTTTTATGAATACATATACGGTGAAAAACCCAATATTGACAAGGGAGATTTGTCCAATATAATTGGTGAAGGAAAAGACAAAATTTGGGCCGTTAGATTTGACACATCTGGATCCTTAAGAGATAAATCTGTCATTCCAAAAGACAAATCATCTTTAGGAGTTAACCCTGAGATGGTATGGCGGGCGAGAAGAAAATTCGATGAACTAGGAATGAACAATTTAAAAATAATGGTCTCAGGAGGGTTCAACCAAGAAAAAATCGATTTATTTGAAACCCTTGAAGTCCCCGTAGATCTATACGGTGTAGGATCATCGTTGCTGAAACAAAAAATCGACTTCACAGCAGATATAGTAGAAGTCGATGGTAAACCCTGTGCAAAGGTAGGAAGAAAAAAAGGAGACTTCTCACGACTAAAAGTCGTCGAAAGAAATTACTGGGAATAA
- a CDS encoding enolase C-terminal domain-like protein, with the protein MKERKRDVYYWQERTILKNLNIEWQEHAIFKFIDKQGIQGVGAATPNYYFGETFKTTMAILELIRDLFEMEDDIENLPNIEEKFNEKIKRDNSSKTAVFLAIFDYLTNKYNYDPAKLLFPTKKSISQESLFRIFWKKDINIFDLLPEIQKDEKIIKIEFLEKPLLTEFEKILKLFKGKKLWIDLRGLFSHHEIRQILKLLKTSETIALEQPTPKYKENTLSNLQINYPIFWDESIEQPEDIIRVSNIASGVVLDITKVGGLTNLKKHYDLANILNLETVISTRIEHSINLNWSNKIKNAFDIIDLNIDHYIVI; encoded by the coding sequence ATGAAAGAAAGAAAAAGAGACGTATACTACTGGCAAGAAAGAACGATCTTAAAAAATCTAAATATAGAATGGCAAGAGCATGCTATATTTAAATTCATAGACAAACAAGGAATTCAGGGGGTTGGGGCAGCTACCCCCAATTACTATTTTGGCGAGACATTTAAAACTACCATGGCGATATTGGAATTAATTAGAGATCTATTTGAAATGGAAGATGATATTGAAAACCTACCCAACATCGAAGAAAAATTCAATGAAAAGATAAAAAGAGACAACTCTTCAAAAACCGCTGTTTTTTTAGCGATCTTTGACTACCTAACAAACAAATACAATTACGATCCAGCAAAATTGCTCTTCCCGACTAAAAAAAGTATCTCGCAGGAATCTCTCTTTAGAATTTTTTGGAAAAAAGACATTAATATATTTGACTTACTTCCAGAAATTCAAAAAGATGAAAAAATTATAAAAATAGAGTTCTTAGAAAAACCGTTGCTCACAGAGTTTGAAAAAATATTGAAACTCTTCAAAGGTAAAAAACTATGGATTGACCTGAGAGGTTTATTCTCCCACCATGAAATCAGACAAATTCTAAAACTCTTGAAAACCTCTGAAACTATTGCTTTAGAACAACCAACCCCGAAGTATAAAGAAAATACTTTAAGCAATCTACAAATAAACTACCCAATTTTTTGGGATGAATCCATCGAACAACCTGAGGATATTATCAGAGTATCAAATATTGCTTCAGGAGTCGTTTTAGACATCACCAAAGTTGGTGGACTAACCAACTTAAAAAAACACTACGACCTAGCCAATATCCTCAACTTGGAAACAGTCATCTCCACAAGAATAGAACACTCCATAAATCTAAACTGGTCTAACAAAATAAAAAACGCATTCGATATAATAGATTTGAATATAGATCATTATATTGTGATATAA
- a CDS encoding ATP-binding protein, giving the protein MNFYDRKKELEALNKILNTEEKRFTVLYGRRRIGKTSLIKKVYENRDNFLYFFVEVKREEALLKELSLLVSKAIYTNWYDLFTDLFERFDHIIFDEFQNFFLVNSDILYTLQHAWDDTKHNTKLTVLGSYTGLIKKIFMEEKMPLFGRVNNFINLKKFNLKSGLEMLFDFGYDTEEALEIYSIVGGVPKYLWGFKDKDNLKNKIYELFITDFSPFKEESKNILILEFGSEHRSYFSILEAIGGGNKTLKEIEDISKIPSTSLSKYLNELVNNYEILKKENSILDRKSRNARYYINDEFFDFYFNLLSRYLSEIEFNPKSALEKIYQQLPTHIGHQFENICIQFLKEKPNYPGFLINNIGKSWGKVPYSKNLSYDIDIVAYNDDNILFGECKWTNKKMGIKDLETLKLRSNYVNFGNKRTKYILFSKSGFTPELLKFQTDDLFLLTPDKMVSELFKD; this is encoded by the coding sequence ATGAATTTTTATGACAGAAAAAAAGAATTAGAGGCTCTTAACAAAATCCTAAATACTGAAGAAAAAAGATTCACCGTTTTATACGGAAGGAGAAGAATAGGCAAGACTTCTCTCATTAAAAAAGTCTATGAAAATCGTGACAATTTTTTATATTTTTTTGTTGAAGTAAAAAGAGAAGAGGCACTGTTAAAAGAGCTGAGTCTTCTTGTTTCAAAGGCAATTTATACAAATTGGTACGACCTTTTTACAGATCTTTTCGAAAGATTTGATCATATAATTTTTGATGAATTTCAAAATTTCTTTTTGGTAAATAGCGATATACTTTATACTCTGCAACATGCATGGGATGATACAAAACACAACACAAAGCTAACAGTTTTGGGCTCATACACCGGACTCATCAAAAAAATATTTATGGAAGAAAAAATGCCCTTATTTGGAAGGGTAAATAACTTTATTAATCTAAAAAAGTTCAATTTAAAAAGCGGGCTAGAGATGTTATTTGACTTTGGCTACGATACTGAAGAAGCTTTAGAAATCTACAGTATTGTAGGTGGTGTACCTAAATATTTGTGGGGCTTTAAAGACAAAGATAATTTAAAAAACAAGATATACGAGCTATTCATCACCGATTTTTCACCTTTCAAAGAAGAATCTAAAAACATTTTAATTTTGGAATTTGGCTCTGAACATAGATCCTATTTTTCAATATTGGAAGCAATCGGCGGAGGAAATAAAACCCTTAAGGAGATTGAAGATATTTCAAAAATCCCTTCTACTTCGCTTTCAAAATATTTAAACGAATTAGTGAATAATTATGAAATTCTAAAAAAAGAAAACAGTATATTAGATAGAAAAAGTAGAAACGCAAGGTATTATATAAACGATGAATTTTTTGACTTTTACTTTAACCTTTTAAGTAGATACCTTTCAGAAATAGAATTCAACCCTAAAAGCGCTTTAGAAAAAATATACCAACAATTGCCCACTCATATTGGTCATCAGTTTGAAAATATATGTATACAATTTTTAAAAGAAAAACCCAATTATCCCGGTTTTCTCATTAATAATATAGGAAAAAGCTGGGGAAAGGTTCCATATTCGAAAAACCTCTCATATGATATAGACATAGTAGCATATAACGACGACAACATCCTCTTCGGTGAATGCAAGTGGACTAATAAAAAGATGGGAATAAAAGATTTGGAGACACTGAAACTGAGAAGTAACTATGTAAACTTTGGAAACAAGCGAACAAAATACATCCTCTTTTCCAAATCTGGTTTTACACCAGAGTTACTCAAATTTCAAACTGACGACTTGTTTCTTCTAACTCCTGATAAAATGGTATCCGAGTTATTTAAAGATTAG
- a CDS encoding MarR family winged helix-turn-helix transcriptional regulator, translating to MKDKTLCTENFPFDELNSSTINVVQQFFQVMNLQRQLNFKIMAEKDVYPGQGVCLWYIWKNPGINQTNLAKLMNVAPPTVSLILKRLEKMGLILRKSDPDDMRTLQMFLTEKGEEEIKNLKTSFSKIVRYSFEGLSDEELNTFNELLKKISNNLSKHLQKGEDQG from the coding sequence ATGAAAGACAAAACACTTTGCACCGAAAATTTCCCTTTTGATGAACTCAATTCATCAACGATCAACGTTGTCCAACAATTCTTTCAAGTGATGAATCTCCAAAGACAGTTAAATTTCAAAATTATGGCAGAAAAAGATGTCTATCCTGGACAAGGAGTCTGTTTATGGTACATTTGGAAAAACCCTGGTATAAATCAAACAAATCTTGCAAAGCTCATGAACGTAGCTCCTCCAACGGTTTCTTTGATTCTTAAAAGGCTAGAGAAAATGGGACTCATACTCCGCAAATCCGATCCTGATGACATGCGCACACTTCAGATGTTCTTAACTGAAAAAGGAGAGGAAGAAATAAAAAATTTAAAAACATCCTTTTCAAAGATCGTGAGATACAGCTTTGAAGGGTTATCAGACGAAGAACTAAATACCTTTAACGAGTTACTAAAAAAAATATCCAACAACCTATCAAAACATTTACAAAAAGGAGAAGATCAAGGATGA
- a CDS encoding ABC transporter ATP-binding protein codes for MRTILSKYLKQYYKEVILALVLLTVQAVSNLYLPNLNADIINNGVAKGDLNYIMQAGGRMLLFSLLLVGAAVGATFFASRISAKFAHDLRKDLYYKVLSFSQNDIDKFGTASLITRNTNDVYQIQMLVLIMLNVMILAPIMAIGGAIMAIRQDVVLSTSLLVIIPVMGIVVFFLMRKAIPLFKSMQIKLDNVNRVLREKLMGVRVIRAFVKEKSEEKRFDKVNSDLTQTAIKVNRLLALGMPLLMLIMNLSTVSILWFGSMRIDSGAMPIGNLTAFLTYIMEILISIMMAMMMFVMWPRAEASADRIKEVLKTEPTINEPDDPVILKSKKGTISFKNVTFKYEGAEEPVLRNISFEAKPGKTTAIVGSTGSGKSTLINLIPRFYEVTEGKIEIDGVDIRELSMENLRDSLGFVPQKAYLFSGTIASNLAYGKKDATEEEMWHALEIAQAKDFVEELPDKLQAPVDQGGTNFSGGQRQRLSIARAIVKKPKIYIFDDSFSALDNRTDANLREALKEETKNSTVIIVAQRVSTILNADLIIALNDDGTIAGQGKHSDLMQSCEVYRELVKSQLPEEETA; via the coding sequence ATGAGAACCATACTAAGCAAATATTTAAAACAGTATTATAAAGAGGTAATTTTGGCATTGGTGTTACTCACCGTCCAAGCTGTCTCAAACTTATACCTTCCAAACTTGAATGCGGACATTATCAACAACGGTGTTGCCAAAGGAGACCTCAATTATATCATGCAAGCAGGAGGGAGGATGTTGTTATTTTCCCTATTACTCGTTGGTGCTGCTGTAGGGGCGACATTTTTTGCATCTAGAATCTCTGCAAAATTTGCACATGACTTACGTAAAGATCTTTACTATAAGGTACTTAGTTTCTCTCAAAACGATATAGACAAGTTTGGAACCGCCTCGCTGATAACGAGAAACACGAATGATGTATACCAAATTCAGATGTTGGTATTAATAATGTTGAATGTGATGATCCTTGCACCCATAATGGCAATAGGTGGTGCCATAATGGCTATACGTCAAGACGTTGTCCTTTCAACTTCGCTTTTAGTGATAATCCCAGTGATGGGAATTGTTGTATTCTTTCTAATGCGTAAGGCAATTCCACTATTTAAAAGCATGCAAATAAAACTCGATAACGTCAACCGTGTTCTACGTGAAAAATTAATGGGTGTACGCGTCATCAGGGCTTTTGTGAAAGAAAAAAGTGAAGAAAAAAGATTCGATAAAGTAAATAGCGACTTAACCCAAACCGCCATAAAAGTAAACAGATTATTAGCATTAGGTATGCCTCTTCTAATGCTTATTATGAACCTTTCAACTGTTAGTATTCTCTGGTTTGGTTCAATGCGAATAGACAGTGGAGCAATGCCAATAGGCAACTTGACAGCCTTCTTAACATATATCATGGAAATACTCATATCAATAATGATGGCAATGATGATGTTTGTCATGTGGCCTCGTGCAGAAGCATCTGCCGATCGTATCAAAGAGGTATTAAAAACAGAACCAACAATTAATGAACCAGACGATCCCGTAATTTTAAAAAGTAAAAAAGGCACTATTTCCTTCAAAAATGTGACATTCAAATACGAAGGCGCTGAGGAACCCGTACTAAGAAATATTTCATTTGAAGCAAAACCAGGCAAAACTACCGCAATTGTAGGTAGCACCGGAAGCGGTAAAAGCACTCTTATAAACTTGATCCCACGCTTTTACGAAGTCACCGAAGGGAAGATAGAAATCGACGGTGTAGATATAAGAGAACTGTCGATGGAAAACCTTAGAGACTCACTAGGTTTTGTACCTCAAAAAGCTTATCTATTCAGTGGAACGATAGCTTCCAACCTAGCATATGGTAAGAAAGATGCAACTGAAGAGGAAATGTGGCATGCCTTAGAAATAGCCCAAGCGAAGGATTTTGTAGAAGAATTACCTGATAAACTACAAGCTCCAGTTGATCAAGGAGGAACGAACTTCTCCGGTGGTCAAAGGCAACGTCTATCTATTGCAAGGGCAATTGTCAAAAAGCCAAAGATCTATATATTCGACGATAGTTTCTCTGCTTTGGATAACAGAACCGATGCGAACCTTCGTGAAGCCTTAAAGGAAGAGACTAAAAACTCTACAGTTATAATAGTAGCTCAAAGGGTAAGTACCATACTTAATGCAGACTTAATAATCGCTCTAAACGACGACGGAACGATAGCTGGGCAAGGAAAACATTCAGATCTTATGCAATCATGTGAAGTATATAGAGAGCTCGTAAAATCCCAGTTACCAGAGGAGGAAACCGCATGA
- a CDS encoding ABC transporter ATP-binding protein codes for MSHNNPKTPNSSTKKPMGMGMGRRGATPGEKPKNFWGSLKRLLGYLKPQLIPILFVVSFAVLATVFMITAPKIIGNATNVLFEGIISKNMPENMTKEQAIQMLKLSGNDQIAEMIGPMNIVPGQGVDYNKLVQILLTLLVIYGLSALFNWLQQYMMAGVSQKSIYSLRKEVDKKLATLPLKYFDSHSHGDILSRVTNDIDNIGRTLQQTLTQIITATVTIIGVIVMMLTISPLLTLIALTLIPLSLIVTMFIVKKSQKQFETQWDSTGKLNGHVEETYSGHNIVKVFNKQKEAKETFDNENARLYQASFKSQFISGIIRPAIAFLNNLNYVAVSVIGGLRVANGLMTLGDVQAFIQYSRMFTQPIVQTANIINILQSTVASAERVFELLDEEDEVPDPIDPVELPEVEGRIAFENVSFSYDPKKPLIEGLNLVVHPGENVAIVGPTGAGKTTLVNLLMRFYDVTDGRITLDGTDIRQMRRSDLRKNFGMVLQDTWLFGGTIKENIAYGKEDTSDEEIMEAAKAAYVDHFVRTLPHGYDTIIDEEASNLSQGQRQLITIARAFLADPKILILDEATSSVDTRTETLIQQAMEKLMKGRTSFVIAHRLSTIRNADTILVMNHGSIVETGNHEELMKNKGFYYNLYMSQFLGIDLKKPIKEPKTSQENIASVKS; via the coding sequence ATGAGTCACAATAATCCAAAAACTCCTAACAGTTCAACTAAAAAACCTATGGGGATGGGAATGGGTAGACGAGGAGCAACCCCTGGGGAAAAGCCAAAAAATTTTTGGGGTTCCTTAAAAAGATTACTTGGATATTTAAAACCTCAATTAATACCAATTTTGTTCGTTGTTTCTTTTGCCGTTTTAGCTACGGTCTTTATGATAACAGCCCCTAAGATAATAGGGAACGCCACAAATGTTTTATTCGAAGGTATAATTAGCAAAAATATGCCCGAAAATATGACAAAAGAACAAGCTATACAAATGCTTAAGCTCTCAGGGAACGATCAAATTGCTGAAATGATTGGACCAATGAATATAGTCCCAGGTCAGGGAGTTGATTACAACAAACTCGTACAAATCTTATTAACCCTATTAGTAATTTACGGTTTATCAGCCCTGTTCAATTGGCTACAGCAATATATGATGGCTGGTGTCTCTCAAAAATCCATCTATAGTCTCAGAAAAGAAGTTGACAAAAAACTAGCAACACTTCCACTTAAATATTTTGATAGTCATTCCCACGGTGATATTCTCAGTAGAGTAACCAATGATATTGATAATATAGGAAGAACGCTTCAACAAACGTTAACACAGATCATAACAGCTACTGTCACTATAATCGGTGTAATAGTTATGATGTTAACGATAAGTCCATTGCTCACATTAATAGCATTGACGCTGATTCCTTTATCTCTGATTGTCACAATGTTCATTGTAAAAAAATCTCAGAAACAGTTTGAAACGCAGTGGGACAGTACGGGAAAACTCAACGGTCATGTAGAGGAAACATATTCAGGCCATAACATTGTAAAGGTTTTCAACAAACAAAAAGAAGCTAAAGAAACATTCGACAACGAAAACGCTAGATTATACCAAGCAAGTTTCAAATCTCAGTTCATATCAGGCATAATACGACCTGCAATAGCTTTTCTAAACAATCTTAACTACGTAGCTGTCAGTGTTATCGGTGGACTTAGGGTAGCAAACGGTCTAATGACACTCGGAGATGTACAGGCGTTCATTCAGTACTCAAGAATGTTCACCCAACCAATAGTTCAAACAGCTAATATTATAAATATTTTACAATCAACCGTCGCTTCTGCTGAAAGAGTATTCGAACTCCTAGATGAAGAGGACGAAGTTCCTGATCCAATCGATCCTGTAGAATTACCTGAAGTAGAAGGAAGAATAGCGTTTGAAAACGTATCTTTCAGTTATGATCCTAAAAAACCTTTGATAGAGGGCTTAAACTTAGTTGTACATCCTGGAGAAAATGTAGCGATAGTTGGCCCAACAGGCGCTGGAAAAACAACACTTGTAAACCTTCTAATGAGATTCTACGATGTCACAGATGGAAGAATAACCTTGGACGGAACTGATATTAGGCAAATGAGAAGATCAGACCTTAGAAAAAACTTTGGTATGGTGCTTCAAGATACCTGGCTTTTTGGAGGCACGATAAAAGAAAATATCGCCTACGGTAAAGAAGATACCTCTGATGAAGAGATCATGGAAGCTGCTAAAGCAGCGTATGTGGATCATTTTGTGAGAACATTACCCCATGGTTACGACACAATAATAGATGAAGAAGCCTCGAACCTATCACAAGGTCAAAGACAATTGATAACCATCGCAAGAGCTTTCCTTGCAGACCCTAAAATTTTGATCTTGGATGAGGCGACAAGCTCTGTCGACACACGTACGGAAACATTAATACAACAAGCTATGGAAAAATTGATGAAGGGACGCACAAGTTTTGTAATTGCTCATAGATTATCTACAATCAGGAATGCCGATACAATCTTAGTAATGAATCATGGTTCCATTGTAGAAACTGGAAATCACGAAGAACTCATGAAAAATAAAGGCTTTTACTACAATCTCTACATGAGCCAATTTTTAGGAATTGATTTAAAAAAACCAATAAAAGAACCAAAAACATCACAGGAAAATATAGCATCTGTCAAAAGCTAA
- a CDS encoding ABC transporter permease yields MYWRYAFKRMLMGVMIYFAIIFVYSVLFNVMFKLHYSYLLEGPILPEIFSDWFNTITFNYGQSMSIRSFKGETDVIKIILERVPNTMLLFTMAIIIDIFLGVYLGIKKAQKAGGFMDKTTSILTMIFYGLPIWWVGLVMIMLFSFKFQLFPSGGIFSIPPPEGLIKKFADFVYHLILPLATLVFFRFWGRAYLSRNIVLTNLQNDFIISARARGIPERKVLFGHALRASAPPILTMSVLSVLDSFSGALIIEGIFNWPGMGNLFWAAIQQDDIPVLLGNLSFTTLLYIGGIVILDLIYGFLDPRIKVGGKE; encoded by the coding sequence ATGTATTGGAGATACGCCTTTAAAAGGATGTTAATGGGGGTTATGATTTATTTTGCTATTATTTTTGTGTATTCTGTACTTTTCAACGTGATGTTTAAACTTCATTATAGCTACCTTTTGGAAGGACCAATATTACCCGAGATTTTTTCTGATTGGTTCAATACGATCACTTTTAATTACGGTCAATCGATGTCCATACGATCCTTTAAAGGAGAAACCGATGTCATTAAAATTATCTTAGAAAGAGTACCTAATACAATGCTTCTTTTTACTATGGCTATTATTATAGATATTTTCTTGGGAGTATACTTGGGGATAAAAAAGGCTCAAAAAGCTGGGGGATTTATGGACAAAACAACTTCAATACTTACAATGATTTTTTACGGTCTTCCAATATGGTGGGTTGGATTGGTAATGATTATGCTTTTTTCTTTCAAGTTTCAATTATTTCCTTCTGGTGGTATCTTTAGCATTCCACCTCCTGAGGGATTGATAAAAAAATTTGCAGATTTTGTGTATCATTTAATTTTACCTTTAGCTACGCTTGTTTTTTTTCGTTTTTGGGGAAGGGCGTATTTATCAAGAAATATAGTGTTAACAAATCTCCAGAATGATTTCATAATTTCCGCAAGGGCTAGGGGTATTCCTGAAAGAAAAGTTTTGTTTGGGCATGCTTTAAGAGCTTCGGCTCCTCCTATCTTAACAATGTCGGTTTTATCTGTCCTTGATTCCTTTTCTGGGGCATTGATAATAGAAGGTATATTTAATTGGCCTGGAATGGGGAATCTTTTTTGGGCTGCTATTCAGCAGGATGATATTCCTGTTCTTTTGGGTAATTTGTCTTTTACAACTCTTTTATACATCGGCGGTATCGTGATTTTAGATTTAATATACGGTTTCTTAGACCCTAGAATAAAAGTTGGCGGGAAAGAGTGA
- a CDS encoding ABC transporter ATP-binding protein, which produces MNDEIILSIKNLKKWFPLRRTVSEVFQGKRRWVKAVDNISFDIRKGEIFGLIGESGCGKSTTGRLLMKLEEPTEGQIIFKGRDVTSLSSTDEIKKYKEDVQMIFQDPYSSINPRFRVRDVLAEPLIIHNKTKDPNEIEEIAKKVLNEVKLTPPEEFMDRYPHMLSGGQRQRVATARTLVLSPDFIIADEPVSMIDLSTRAEILHMMKDVQQDLGLTYLYITHDLSTARYFCDRIAVMYLGRIVELGDADEIIERPLHPYTKALIEAVPEPLPGKENVIKELPIKGEIPSAANIPKGCRFHPRCIYAQPECFENVDDPELVEDSNGHYVACYRYKEINQEVEKI; this is translated from the coding sequence ATGAACGATGAAATCATATTGAGTATTAAGAATTTAAAAAAATGGTTTCCCCTGCGAAGAACCGTTTCAGAAGTGTTTCAAGGCAAACGAAGATGGGTTAAAGCGGTGGATAATATAAGTTTTGACATAAGAAAGGGAGAGATATTTGGCTTAATTGGAGAATCTGGTTGCGGAAAATCAACTACGGGTAGGTTATTGATGAAATTAGAAGAACCCACAGAGGGCCAAATAATATTTAAGGGTAGAGATGTTACTTCTTTATCTTCTACTGACGAAATTAAGAAGTATAAAGAAGATGTACAGATGATTTTTCAGGACCCTTACTCTTCGATAAATCCAAGGTTTAGGGTAAGAGATGTATTGGCGGAACCCTTGATCATTCATAATAAAACCAAGGATCCTAACGAAATTGAAGAGATAGCAAAAAAGGTTCTAAATGAAGTAAAATTAACACCCCCTGAAGAGTTCATGGATAGGTACCCTCACATGCTCAGTGGAGGGCAAAGACAAAGAGTTGCAACCGCAAGGACCTTAGTTCTTTCTCCTGATTTCATAATAGCAGATGAACCCGTTTCTATGATCGATTTATCAACCAGGGCAGAAATTCTTCACATGATGAAAGATGTTCAGCAAGATTTAGGACTGACTTATTTATACATAACTCATGATTTATCAACCGCTAGATATTTTTGTGACAGGATTGCTGTTATGTACCTTGGAAGAATAGTTGAGTTAGGTGATGCTGACGAAATAATCGAAAGACCTTTACATCCATACACCAAAGCTTTGATAGAAGCAGTTCCTGAACCTTTACCCGGAAAAGAAAACGTAATAAAAGAATTACCAATAAAAGGAGAGATTCCATCTGCAGCAAATATACCAAAAGGATGTAGATTCCATCCAAGGTGTATTTATGCACAGCCTGAATGTTTTGAGAATGTTGACGATCCAGAGTTGGTAGAAGATTCAAACGGTCATTACGTTGCCTGTTATAGGTACAAAGAGATAAATCAGGAAGTAGAAAAAATTTAA